GCGGGGAGTTCGACCTGGTGATCTACGGCCACACCCACGTGCCGGACGTCCACGCCGAGGGCGGGTGCCTGGTCGTCAACCCGGGGAAGGCCGCGCGCCTGCACAAGGGGCGCTCCACGGTGGCGCTGCTGGAGACCGAGACCCGCGAAGCCCGGATCGTCGAGCTCTAGGGCGGCTTCAGGCGGCGGGCAGGTTGCGTCTGACCGCGGCGACGAGGTCGCGGGGGTGGAACGGCTTGTCGAGGTAGTCGACGCAGCCGGCCTCGCGCGCCCGGTGCTCGTAGATCTGCCGCGGGAAGGCGGAGAACGCCACGACGGGGATCGCGCGGAAGCGCTCCTCGGCCTTGATCCGCTTGCAGAACGCCAGCCCGTCCTCGCCCGGGAGGGCCAGGTCGAGCAGGATCAGGTCGATCGGCTCGCGCCGGAGGATCTGCTCGGCTTCGGCGGTCGTCCCGGCGCCGAAGAACTCGAAGCCGGGCTCGCCGCGGAAGAGCAAGTCCACCGCCAGCAGATGATCCGGTTCGTCCTCGACCGCCAGGATCCGGCGCACGGGAGGCGCGGCAGCTGGGCTCATGGTCCGGC
The bacterium genome window above contains:
- a CDS encoding response regulator, translated to MSPAAAPPVRRILAVEDEPDHLLAVDLLFRGEPGFEFFGAGTTAEAEQILRREPIDLILLDLALPGEDGLAFCKRIKAEERFRAIPVVAFSAFPRQIYEHRAREAGCVDYLDKPFHPRDLVAAVRRNLPAA